The Camelina sativa cultivar DH55 chromosome 14, Cs, whole genome shotgun sequence genome includes a window with the following:
- the LOC104738877 gene encoding putative E3 ubiquitin-protein ligase RING1b isoform X2, translating into MECLHRFCQECIDKSMRLGNNECPTCRKHCASRRSLRDDPNFDAFIATLFKDIDKYEEEELAFSQDDETRNKQIQASIARVSQRQSSALAKKKSSGKDAAVLSRPRRSASGSRRRRNCRSMEQDTSEAHDDDDDQNNGGKDSSSDEPCAPQRKRKKRSKTQPSSSAANNNDNCAGNGTERAHHRDSRGISPGLVWNAEMLAWGRGGTRSNTRQGHNNQGASSKRNARLNRLVEYLGNLEGNSVELDIPLKLISLDATCLPDLVHPYLRCRPTLLVKQLCEYVARQMQLKAEEVELLVSKEGDKAIGNQTSTEKMQSLKDDETLAMLKVDCISNHGDTIVVYRQKKIG; encoded by the exons ATGGAATGTCTCCACCGGTTTTGCCAAGAGTGCATTGATAAGTCAATGAGATTGGG GAACAATGAGTGTCCTACTTGCAGGAAACATTGTGCAAGCCGACGTTCTTTAAGAGACGACCCAAACTTTGATGCTTTTATAGCAACTTTGTTCAAAGATATTGATAAATATGAGGAGGAG GAATTGGCTTTTAGTCAAGATGACGAGACTCGTAATAAGCAG ATTCAAGCATCTATAGCTCGGGTATCACAACGACAGTCTTCAGcccttgcaaaaaaaaagtcttctgGTAAAGACGCAGCAGTCTTATCGAGACCCCGACGTAGTGCTAGTGGctccagaagaagaaggaactgCAGAAGCATGGAACAGGATACATCAGAAgcccatgatgatgatgatgatcaaaacAACGGAGGCAAAGATTCTTCTTCAGATGAGCCTTGTGCCCCGCAGAGAAAACGGAAAAAGCGCTCAAAAACTcagccttcttcttcagctgcaaACAACAACGATAACTGCGCAGGTAATGGCACAGAGCGGGCGCATCATAGGGACAGCAGAGGAATATCACCTGGGCTTGTGTGGAATGCGGAAATGCTTGCATGGGGAAGAGGCGGTACACGGAGTAACACGAGACAAGGACATAATAACCAGGGAGCTAGTAGTAAGAGGAATGCTCGCTTGAATAGACTTGTCGAATATCTCGGGAACTTAGAGGGTAACAGTGTCGAG TTGGATATACCTCTTAAGCTTATCTCGCTGGATGCAACATGTTTACCAGACTTAGTTCATCCATATCTTCGTTGCCGACCTACTTTGCTAGTAAAACAACTCTGCGAA TATGTAGCTCGCCAGATGCAATTGAAGGCTGAAGAGGTTGAATTGTTGGTGTCTAAGGAAGGAGATAAGGCAATCGGGAATCAGACCTCAACAGAGAAGATGCAAAGTCTTAAAGATGATGAAACCCTGGCAATGCTAAAAGTTGATTGCATTTCGAACCATGGAGATACG attgTAGTGTACCGCCAAAAGAAAATCGGATAG
- the LOC104738878 gene encoding protein TPX2-like, with the protein MDAAAEESIGSVVTTMVDETYEFLAPRWFDFINGETEDESRRAELWFQSALSCAPSPSVPKIKARRSFKVETMCNFNEEDEEIKNKDPVAATISSQSQPSESKKELVTPTTEASTVKPSHDTSKDEEIDNKTTTDSSNATTEQTQDKENIPPASTPKPPMHFSQGGKSMDLKKQQTARKIASLLKNPSALRPKNQSQLSQAKGSHQKSVKRETSVRNIVSTTNLIQENQAIKRQKLDDGKSRQILNPKPTTLLHKTREGLVNTGFNACPSVTKHTPKENRKVYVREQIAPFVSTAELMKKFQTSTRGLSLPHANNSVPQNRPKLTLTRPKEPEFVTSQRARPLRVKSSAELEEEMLAKIPKFKARPVNKKILAAPALPAPQRSTPHLPEFQEFHLQTMARANHHAESSSVASTEVSKQTQHNDWRPHLTEPKCPVLQTMLRARPTKAKTTAELEQEELEKAPKFKAKPLNKKIFESKGEMGIFCNTKKHITIPQEFHFATDERISRPDSVLDIFDKLSLNSESFHEKPLPRNTAPNPFNLRTEERGAEKEKKFFMELVHKKIGDEKARVPKANPYPYTTDYPVVPPKPEPKQCTQPEPFQLESLVRHEEELRREMEERKRMEREEAQKRLFKAQPVIKEDPIPVPGKVRMPLTEIQEFNLHVEHRAVERADFDHKIKEKENQYKRYREESEAAKMVEEERALKQMRKTMVPHARPVPNFNKPFLPQKSNKGTTKPKSPNLRVIKRTERRTMMARPTVSAATSASAGQMR; encoded by the exons ATGGACGCGGCGGCGGAGGAATCAATTGGTAGTGTTGTGACGACGATGGTTGATGAGACGTATGAGTTCTTAGCGCCGCGGTGGTTTGATTTCATTAACGGAGAGACGGAAGATGAGTCTCGCCGAGCAGAGCTTTGGTTTCAATCCGCGTTAAGCTGCGCTCCTTCTC CTTCGGTTCCTAAAATCAAAGCAAGGAGATCATTCAAGGTAGAGACTATGTGCAActtcaatgaagaagatgaagagatcaAG AATAAAGATCCAGTTGCTGCTACTATCTCCTCACAATCACAGCCTTCTGAGTCCAAGAAAGAACTAGTTACTCCTACTACTGAAGCAAGCACAGTTAAGCCGTCTCATGACACTTCCAAGGATGAAGAGATCGACAACAAGACGACCACAGATTCCAG TAATGCGACGACTGAGCAGACTCAAGACAAGGAGAACATTCCTCCTGCTTCCACACCCAAACCACCAATGCATTTCTCTCAAGGAGGAAAGTCGATGGACCTTAAGAAGCAGCAAACTGCTAGAAAGATTGCTAGTCTCCTCAAGAATCCATCTGCTCTTAGGCCCAAAAACCAGTCACAATTGTCTCAAGCCAAAGGCAGTCATCAGAAAAGTGTCAAAAG GGAAACGAGTGTTAGAAACATAGTTAGCACTACCAATCTGATTCAGGAAAACCAAGCCATCAAAAGGCAAAAGCTTGATGATGGTAAATCAAGACAG ATTCTCAATCCAAAGCCAACAACTCTGCTCCACAAGACAAGAGAAGGTCTTGTAAACACCGGTTTCAACGCATGCCCTTCAGTCACTAAGCATACTCCAAAGGAGAATAGAAAG GTTTATGTCCGTGAGCAAATAGCACCTTTTGTTTCAACTGCTGAACTGATGAAGAAGTTCCAAACAAGCACCCGAGGCTTGTCATTGCCTCACGCCAACAATTCTGTTCCACAG AATCGACCTAAGCTGACACTGACAAGACCGAAGGAACCAGAATTTGTGACATCCCAACGAGCTCGTCCTTTGAGAGTTAAGAGCAGTGCAGAACTTGAGGAAGAGATGTTGGCAAAGATTCCCAAGTTTAAAGCTCGACCTGTGAACAAGAAG ATTTTGGCAGCTCCAGCTTTGCCTGCGCCACAAAGAAGTACACCACATCTGCCAGAATTTCAG GAATTTCATCTTCAAACAATGGCAAGGGCTAACCATCATGCAGAGTCCTCTTCAGTAGCTTCAACGGAAGTGTCTAAGCAG ACTCAGCATAATGATTGGAGGCCTCACCTTACTGAACCAAAGTGCCCTGTGCTCCAAACAATGCTAAGAGCTCGTCCTACTAAAGCAAAAACTACTGCGGAACTTGAGCAGGAGGAACTAGAGAAGGCACCAAAATTTAAAGCAAAACCTTTGAACAAAAAG ATATTTGAAAGTAAAGGAGAGATGGGCATCTTTTGTAACACCAAGAAACACATAACGATACCTCAAGAGTTTCACTTTGCGACAGATGAGAGGATATCACGACCAGATTCTGTCTTGGATATATTCGACAAG CTCTCATTGAACTCCGAATCTTTCCATGAAAAGCCTCTACCAAGGAACACTGCTCCAAACCCCTTCAATCTTAGGACAGAG GAACGAGGggctgagaaagagaagaaattttttATGGAGCTCGTGCATAAAAAAATAGGAGATGAAAAGGCAAGGGTTCCAAAGGCAAACCCATATCCTTACACGACGGATTATCCAGTG GTACCACCAAAACCAGAACCTAAGCAATGCACACAACCAGAACCGTTCCAGTTAGAGAGTTTAGTAAGGCACGAAGAGGAACTACGAAGAGAAATGGAAGAAAGGAAGAGAATGGAGAGAGAAGAGGCCCAGAAGAGGCTCTTTAAAGCACAACCAGTTATAAAAGA GGACCCAATCCCTGTTCCAGGGAAAGTACGAATGCCCCTCACAGAAATTCAGGAGTTCAATCTTCATGTAGAGCATCGAGCTGTTGAGCGAGCAGACTTTGATCATAAG ATCAAAGAGAAGGAGAATCAGTACAAGAGATACCGTGAAGAGAGTGAAGCTGCAAAGATG GTGGAGGAAGAGAGAGCTCTGAAGCAAATGAGAAAGACAATGGTTCCTCATGCTAGACCTGTGCCTAACTTCAACAAACCCTTCTTACCTCAGAA GTCCAACAAGGGGaccacaaaaccaaaatcacccAATCTTAGAGTCATTAAGAGAACCGAAAGAAGAACCATGATGGCTCGACCAACTGTGTCTGCAGCTACCAGCGCCTCTGCTGGTCAGATGAGGTAG